The following is a genomic window from Spirosoma agri.
CGTTGATAACTTCTTCAATGGAGACCAACCGCTCTTCAACCTCCATCCCCCAACTCCGGGCGATCTGCAAAATCGAATCGCGGGTGACACCTTTCAGGATCGAATCAGACGTAGCCGGAGTCACTAATTTACCGTCGATGACGAACATAATGTTCATCGTGCCCGATTCCTCAATGTATTTGTGCTCGCGGGCATCGGTCCAGATCAACTGATCATAGCCCTGCTGCTGGGCCAGTAACGTTGGATACATTGAACCTGCGTAATTGCCCGCACACTTGGCATAGCCTACACCACCCGGAGCCGAGCGGATGTATTCCGTTTCTACTTTCAGTTTCGGCGGATTCGAGTAATAAGCCCCTACCGGACAGGTGAAAATACAGAACCGATAGGTTTTCGACGGCGCTACACCCAGGTAGGTGTCCGTTGCGAACATATACGGACGAACATAAAGCGAGCTTTCAGGTGCGGTCGGAACCCAATCCGCATCGACGCGTAGCAGCGCTTCCAGACCACCCATGAATACGTCTTCGGTCAACGTGGCCATGCACATACGCCGGGCCGACTCGTTCATCCGCTCGAAATTCATAAAAGGCCGGAAGAGCATCACCTCACCTGATTCATTTTTGAAGGCTTTCATTCCTTCAAAAATAGACTGACCGTAATGGAGCGACGATAGAGCCGGACTTAGCGTAAAGTTGTCGAAGGGCA
Proteins encoded in this region:
- a CDS encoding branched-chain amino acid aminotransferase; the protein is MTTDVLQIELRKAERSRIQEVDFNHLPFGKHFSDHMFVADFIDGQWQNQMIVPFDNFTLSPALSSLHYGQSIFEGMKAFKNESGEVMLFRPFMNFERMNESARRMCMATLTEDVFMGGLEALLRVDADWVPTAPESSLYVRPYMFATDTYLGVAPSKTYRFCIFTCPVGAYYSNPPKLKVETEYIRSAPGGVGYAKCAGNYAGSMYPTLLAQQQGYDQLIWTDAREHKYIEESGTMNIMFVIDGKLVTPATSDSILKGVTRDSILQIARSWGMEVEERLVSIEEVINGIETGRLTEAFGAGTAVGSSPYSLIGYNGKDYMLPEFSPEDSFAARIRNYLSDLRTGKIDDTFGWMHTV